The genomic segment GTCGCCGACCATTAAAGAACGCATGAGCAAGGATGCGATTAATCTGGATTGGTACGCAGAGCCTATCAATATTGAGCTGGTTACAGCCGCAGATCCGGATTTGATTATTTTGGGAGCCACGTTTAATACGGAAATGTATGAGCAGCTTAGCCAGATTGCCCCCACCATTATTATTCCGCATGCCTATTATGAATGGAGAGCGCGCTTCAGCTTCCTGGCCGAGCTGTTTGATGAAGAGGAAAAAATGAAGCAATGGATAGCCGGTTATGATGCAGCAGCAATGGAGTGGAAAGAAAAACTAGCGCCGATCATCAAGGATGAATCCTTCGGGATGGTTGAAACGTATCCGAATAACATCGTTGTTTACTCTACAACGGGATCGGCGGAGCTTATCTACAAAGATCTAGGCTTGAAACGTACGGAGGGCATACCTGATCCCGAGGATTGGGGCGGCAAGCAAATCAGCTTGGAGGGCTTGTCTGCGATCAATCCAGATCATATGCTTTTAATGGAAAATGATGAAAATAAAATGGCGGACAGCAACGTTTGGAACAATATAACAGCCGTCCAAAAAGGCAACATTTATAAAATTTCAAATGTCGATAATTATAACTATTCCTATACGGCCATAGGCCGACTGGAGCTGCTCAACCGGGTAGGCCAGCTTATCTTGGACCATCATAAGGATTCATAAACGAGACGAAATACGAAGGACCAGCAGGCTGTGGCCGCTGCAGAGCATGATTCTGCGGCGGCCGCAGCTTATTTTTTGAAGAAGAATAGCTAGCTGGATTGTACGGCAAGTTAGAAGAATAAACAATTAAGCTGGAATTAAGATAGAGTTTTCTCTTACATAAGATTGATCCGCTATAATATGACTACGATAAGGGGAGTGGGACAGATGAGAAAATGGGCTAGACGGTTAGGGAAGACAGTGGTTTTTGGATTGCTTGCTATCGTTGTGCTAATGGGAGCAGGAGCCGTATATGAACAAGCAAGCATCCGAAATGATTTGAAATCTTATACACCTAGCGGTAAGCTGTACAAGGTTCATGGGGAAAACATGCATGTATATACGGGCGGCCAAGGGGATGTTACCGTTGTGTTTGCCTCCGGTTGGGGCACCGCCAATCCTTATGTGGATTTTTCTCCGCTATATGAGAGGCTCGCGCCTCATGTGAAATTCGCCGTTTACGACAGATTTGGTTATGGGTACAGTGATACGACAAATAAAAAGCGTGACATCGATACGATAACGGATGAAATTCACGAATTGCTGGAGACATCTGGTCAAAAGCCGCCTTACCTGCTTGTGGCACATTCGTTGGGATCGCTGGAAACGATTCGGTATGCACAGAAATACCCGGATGAAGTTCAAGGTATTGTGATGATAGATGGCGGAAGTCCGGAATATTATTACAAGGATTCTGAAAAGCCAGTAAGTAGCGGTCTCAATAAGCTCCTGATCAAAACGGGTGTGATTCGATTGCTATTTCAATCCGACAGCGTTATCGAAAACTCGCTTGCTATTCGCAACGGATTGAAGTACGTGTCCGAAGACTTAAAGAAGATTGATCATACCGCATCGTTGCTCAAGCTTGAAAATGCCAATATAGAGGACGAGCTGCTGCGTTCGCAGGTTAATGCAAAGGTCGTTTTGGATGCGAAACAGCCGTTTCCTTTTCCGCTTACCATATTGACGGCTGATTATTTTGGGGCGAGCGAAGAGCTCTGGACCAAAACCCAAGCAGCCTTTGCATCCTGGTCCTTGCAGCCAAAGCAAATCATTGTTCAAGACACCGAGCACTACATTCATCAATACCAGCCAGATCTTGTTGCAGAAGAAATATTGGCTTTGGCTAAGCGCTAGACCATTAAAAAGGAGATGGCCCTGGTTCGGGCCATCTTCTTTTTGGCATGTGTACTGTATCGCGAGGCTTCTTGATACTCGATCTATGCCTTGAAAATATCGTCGATTACCTCAATCTCCCGGCTTGTTAACTGAGTTTCCAGCGTCAATAAATTGTTGGTCACTTGCCCGGCATTTTTGGCACCTGGAATAAGGACCTGAATGGCCTCTCTCGTTAAGTACCAAGCAAGCACAACATGGGCAACCTCGACTCCTTTAGCTTTAGCGATTTTCTGAACTTGTTCAACCTTTTCCAAATTTCTCAGAAATGCCTCACCTTTGAAATAAGGAAGGCTTGTCCGAAAATCATTGAAGGTTGAATCCTTCGTATATTTGCCGGCAAGAAGTCCGGATGCAAGAGGGAAGTACGGGATAAAGGTAATTTGATTGTCGATCGTATAAGGAAAGTAGTCCGACTCTGCTTTCCGGTTCAGCAGATTGTATTCCCCTTGGAACACGTCGACGTATTGATCCTTGTTGGCAACATGTAACTGATCCAGTGAAAAATTGGACAAGCCAATTGACCGAATTTTACCTTCATCCTTTAATTGCTTCAAAGCCCCAATTGCTTCATCTTTAGGCGTATGTTGATCAGGATAATGAATATACAGAAGGTCGATATAATCGGTTTGCAGCCTTTTCAAGCTTTTCTCGGCTTCTTCGCGCAAGAAGGCAGGCGAGTTGTCCATCACCAATTTGCCGTCTGCGAATTTTGGCGATACCTTTGTTGCTATTACGACCTTCGAACGATCTCCAATCTCTTTGACTACCTCGCCAATCAATTCCTCGGAGCGTCCATTGCCATATAAGTAAGCCGTGTCCAGCATGTTAATGCCGTTTTCGATAGCCGTGCGGACTAGGTGCTTGCCTTCTTGTTCATCCGTGCCGGGAAAAAGATTATGAGCGCCAACGGCATTCGTGCCGAGTCCGATTGGATTGACGTAAACCTCTGATTTTCCAAGCTGTACGCGATTTTTCATAGGAATACCTTCTTTCTTTTAACAATTGGAGCAGCGATTAAGCTCTTGCGTTACTTTTTGGCTTGCCTCAATGACATGGCGTGTTAAGCCTTTTACGATCTTTTTTGGCATGTTCTCGATGGAATCGGCAATTGAAATGGAGGCAATGACCTCACCGGCTTTAAACACCGGCGAAGCAATACAATGTATGCCTTCAATAAAATCCTGATAGTCGCCAGCAAATTGCTGCTGTTTAATGACGTCCAAATGGCAGAGGAGCAAGTCGACCTCCATAAACGCCTTTTCCGCTTCCTTGCCCAAAGCGAGCCGTGAAATATATTGAAGCCGATCTTCCGCTGCCATATGGGCTAAGAAAACTTTGCCTAATGCCGTTTGATGCATCGGATGGAGGCCGATAGAATCGACATTGACCATTTGCTCCGCTTGCGCATCATAAACCTTTCGGGAGATTACGCCATCCTCATGCAGTATGCCTACAAATACATCTCTGCCGGTGCTTGTCCCTAATTGCTGCAAAATTTGCGAAACGGACCAGTGAACAGAACGATCACTTGCTGAACCCGTCGTGGAAACCCGCGAATGAAGCTCATAGTATTTATCCCGTTTGACAATATATTTCGCTTCTTCAAGCGTATGCAATAGGCGAAACACGGTCGTTTTATTCATATTAAGCCGTTTGGAGATGTCCGTTAACGACAAACGAAAGTTCTCCTGCAGTAAATCTAGAATTTGAAGGCCTTTCTTTAAACTGGATACCTCATATCCGGATATGATTATCACCTCAGTTTCAAATTAAGTTTAAAATAGTTGCAGCTCGTGAGCAATGAACGTTTGTTTTGTTTCACAATGTGAAATTTAGTCGCTATCCGAACCGTTCCGAACATCAGTGTATGAAGGAGAAATGGCATCACGAAGCAGGAAGAATAGGACAATTCCCATTTACTTGTAGTATAATGGTTACTTCAATAAGAGATGGAAAATAGGAAAAGAGGGACCGAATGCTTACTATACTGGTTGCTGACGACGATGCGAACATTCGCGAACTTGTCTGTTTATTTCTACGCAACGACGGATTCGCAACAGTTGAAGCTGCGGATGGCAAGGAAGCACTGGCCGTCTACGCCTCGACGCATGTCGATCTTGTTGTACTCGATATTATGATGCCGATAATGGATGGCTGGACGTTATGCAAGGAGCTCAGAAGAGCCAATCCTGATCTGCCGTTGCTTATGCTGACTGCACGAGGCGAAACATGGGAGAAAGTGAAGGGGTTCGAGCTTGGGACGGACGATTATTTGACGAAACCATTTGATCCGTTGGAGTTGACGGTACGGGTTAGGGCCTTGCTGAAACGGTACCGGATTGGCTCCACGCAGACGATCCAGTTCGGCAACGTCATTCTTGACCGGCAGTCCTATAAGGTAATGAGAGGGAGCGAGTCGCTCACTTTGCCGCTCAAGGAGTTCGAATTGCTGTATAAGCTTGCTGGAACTCCCGGACAAGTGTATACGCGGGAGCAGTTGATCGATCAAATTTGGGGGATCAATTACGCTGGAGATGATCGAACGATAGACGTACATATTAAACGCCTGCGCGAACGGTTCGGGACTACACCGGAATTTCGTATCGAGACGGTGCGCGGACTTGGCTACCGGCTTGAGGTTTATGAATGATCAGCTCCTTATAAGCTCTTGTCCCGATTAAGGACAAGAGCTTATTTTTTAATGGATTTTTATTCGGCAAGCTCCGGCGATTGATGGATAGTTTTTATGTTAAATCTACAACTACTTTAACCGTACCTTTAGCTTCAATGGCTTTAGTAAAGGCTTCCTGAATATCATCCAGCTTATAAACCTGCGTAATAAGGGTGGACAGCTCATTTTTAAAGCTTGAAAGATGCTGGACCACCTTGGAAAAATCCTCATGTGTATACCCGCTGGAGCCTTTAAGCTGTACTTCTTTGGACATGACCTGCTGCAAGCTAATCGGCACATCGGTTTTATAAACGGCAATAATTGAAATTCTGGCTTTAGGCTTCACGATTTTCATGATAGCTTCAAACAAAACGGGAGCACCCGCCGCATCTATAAATACGTCTACATTTGGTACTTCAACACCATAAACGTTCACAGTGCCAAAATGTCCAGCCAATCCCTCTGCAAGTGTCGTTTCTGACGTATTGACGGTTAATGCCCCTAATCCGGCGGCTTTGGACAATCGCCATTCGTCAATGTCGACCACACAGACGTGCTTCATGCCTTCAGCAATCAAGCTGGCTGCAGCGAGAAGACCGATAGGGCCTCCACCCATAACGACAATCCGATCTTCAGGCTGAGGGTTTGCGCTGAAAGCGCCGTGCCGTCCGACGCTCATCGGTTCGATCAGTGAAGCTACCTCTACGGGAACGCTTTTATCTATTTCATATAAGTTATAGTTAAGTTCAGCTTCTTCTATTAAGACATACTGTGAAAATCCGGAACACTCCAGCGATTTGCGTCTCCCGACTTTTTTGGCTGTAATCGGGTTAATGCCTACACGCATTCCCATTTCGATCTGGGAAGAAACTTCGGACCCTATTTCCACCACATCGCCGACCATTTCATGTCCAAATTCCGAACCAAGAGTAATTCCCATATTGCCTGCACCGACTTTGACAATATTAATATCAGTACCGCATATGCCGCCACGCAGATTTCTTACGAGAACATCCTTTGGGCCTACAGCAGGAATCGCTTTTTCTTCAACTCGAATGTCATTTTTGCCAGAATAGATCGCTGCCTTCATCATGTACCTTCACTCCTCATAGATGATAATCGTTCAACCGTTTTTTCGCATCTGCTAAGCCGTAATCGGATAAACTAAATCCTTTCAACAGATTCCAATAACAGATTCCAATGATCGATTGGATGGCCTAATCATGCAATAATAATGTTTCAAAGTTGTTAAAATAATGTTTATGAGATATTAATCATGCGTATAAGGACGATTCAAACCAAATGTTGCTTCGCATTAAGGCTTAGCTTAAACAATTTTTTAACAACTATTTATTATGATGATACTAATGCGTCAGAAAGGATGTTTTTATGATCAATATACTTGTAGTGGAGGACGATACAAAGCTTAACCAAATTTTTTGCGCTTATTTGTCCAAAAATGGTTACAATGCTAAAGGTTGTCTGAACCCGCGTGAAGCTTATGATTTAATGTATAACCATATCTATGACCTTCTCATTTCCGATGTGATGATGCCGGAGATCGACGGTTTTGAATTTGCAGAGACAATAAGGGGGATCAATAAGACCATCCCGATTCTTTTTGTGACTGCCCGTGATGATATATCCTCCAAACAAAAAGGTTTTTTTGCCGGCATTGACGATTACATGGTTAAACCGATTGATTTGGATGAACTGGTTTTGCGAGTGGGTGCCCTGCTTCGAAGGGCGAATATCGCCCATGAAAAAAAACTGAGGGTAGGAAGCCTGTTGATGGACGCAGACGACATGACCGCTGCAGTAGACGGCAAGGAAGTACCTGTGACGGTTCGAGAATTCAACATTCTGTACAAAATGCTTTCCTATCCCAAACATACCTTTTCGCGTGCCCAGCTTATGGACGAGTTCTGGGGCATTGAAAGTCAAACTAGCCTGCGCGCTGTGGACGTATATATTGTCAAGCTTCGGGACAAGTTTTCCTGCTGTGAAGGCTTCAAAATTATGACCGTGCATGGGCTAGGCTACAAGGCAGTGCTGCAATGAATAAGAAACAGAAACCAGATGCGAGAATGAAGTCACCGCTTTTTTCATGGAAAGAGTTTGTGGTCACTTATTTATTGTTGTCTACGCTGACTGCGGGACAAGCGCTAATCTATGATGCTTATCAGCCAATCGAACATGTGCCGTGGCCGTACATTTTCGGAATCTCGGGCTATTGGATTATCGTCAGCCTTATTTTTTGCCTCGTTACTGCAAGGCAGAAGTACAAATCCTTTGACAAGCCCATGCGAAAACTCAGCGAGGCGGCCAAGCAGGTATCAGAAGGAGACTTTTCGGTCTATCTCGAACCGATTCACAGAGCGGATAAGAAGGACTACGTAGATGTAATGTTCGAGGATTTCAACAAGATGGTCGAGGAACTGAACAGCATTGAAACGCTGAAAAACGACTTCATTTCCAATGTATCCCATGAAATCAAGACACCGTTGTCCGTCATTCACGGTTACGCTACGGCACTGCAGCAGGATGATTTGCCGCCTGAGCTGCGGAAGGATTATACGGCTACCATCATTTCTTCTACCAATAAGCTAGCAACACTTGTCGTCAACATCCTTAAGCTGAACAAATTGGAAAATCAGGAGATCGTGCCTGTTGCCGAGCCCTACGATCTGTGCAGGCAGCTATGCGATTGCGCGCTATACTTTGAAAATGCTTGGGAAGAAAAAAAGATCGCATTTATGGTGGATATAGAGGATCGTGCCATCATTCGCGCTGAAGAGAGCATGCTGGAGATCGTGTGGCATAACCTTTTTTCCAATGCTTTAAAATTCACCGCTCCCGGGGGAACGATTACCCTAAAGCAAATTTCGGATGAGCATGCGATCACGGTCATGGTATCAGACACAGGCTGCGGGATGGACGAGGAAACGATGAAGCATATTTTTGATAAATTTTATCAAGGCGATCCTTCCCATCATGCGGAGGGGAATGGCCTCGGTCTTGCTCTTTCGCTCCGCGTAATTGAATTGGTAGGCGGTGTCATTTCGGTTAAGAGCGAGCCTGGAGAGGGTACAACCTTTACAGTCCAATTAAAAATTGATAAGTAATAGGTACGCAGCAGGGCAGCCTGGGTTCGAACAATCGAATTCAGGCTGCTTATTTGGTTTAACCGTATGGAAGCTGCAAGGGGGAGGGAGAAACGCTTGTTTTTGGCTAAAGTTGACAAGAGGAGAGTTCTCCGTTTAATCTAAAGAAGAGATTAAGTGGAAAACTATCCACTTAATCTCAATAAAAGAGAGGAGCAGGATAACGTACGTCTGCATTTTATATATTCCATTTTCAATAAAATAAAAGGCAGTAGCGAAAGGATGTTTAAGATGAATTATTCCGATAATAGTGTAAGTGAAAAAGCAGCGCTTAGTCTGTTTAGTAGTGACAGTCCTGAAAACCCGTTTCCGATTTTCGCCCAGCTGCGTGAAACGGGAGCTGTCATTCCTATTACTGTACCCATGGGTGGCACAGATCGCCAACAATGGTTGGTCACGCGAATGGAAGAAGTGTCACAGGTACTTAAGGATCATGCCCGCTTCACTGTAGACCCAGAAACGATCGGTGGCAGCAACGAATTTAAAAAAGCCTTTATGGAAAACACAGATGCATCCGCTCCAGATACCTTTTTCACCGGAAAATCGATGCTTTCTGTCGATGATCCTGATCATCGGCGGTTACGCAGGCTAGTTTCCAAAGCCTTCACGCCCAAATACATGGAAAGCCTTCGGCCGCGTGTGCAGAAGATTGCGGATGAATTGCTGGATAAGGTGCAGGATCGCGGTGAGATGGACCTAGTCAGAGATTATGCTTATCCTTTACCGATTCACGTAATATCCGATATGCTTGGGGTACCTGAAGCAGACCGCTCGCAGATCCATGACTGGTCTAAAGCGATTTCACATGGTCTAGGTCTTGGTGTGCGCGCACCAGGAGTAGAGGAACATTTGCGCGCTTTCGGTGAATACACGGCGGAGCTTGTTGCTGACAAACGCAAGCATCCGGCT from the Paenibacillus sp. BIHB 4019 genome contains:
- a CDS encoding aldo/keto reductase; amino-acid sequence: MKNRVQLGKSEVYVNPIGLGTNAVGAHNLFPGTDEQEGKHLVRTAIENGINMLDTAYLYGNGRSEELIGEVVKEIGDRSKVVIATKVSPKFADGKLVMDNSPAFLREEAEKSLKRLQTDYIDLLYIHYPDQHTPKDEAIGALKQLKDEGKIRSIGLSNFSLDQLHVANKDQYVDVFQGEYNLLNRKAESDYFPYTIDNQITFIPYFPLASGLLAGKYTKDSTFNDFRTSLPYFKGEAFLRNLEKVEQVQKIAKAKGVEVAHVVLAWYLTREAIQVLIPGAKNAGQVTNNLLTLETQLTSREIEVIDDIFKA
- a CDS encoding response regulator transcription factor, with product MINILVVEDDTKLNQIFCAYLSKNGYNAKGCLNPREAYDLMYNHIYDLLISDVMMPEIDGFEFAETIRGINKTIPILFVTARDDISSKQKGFFAGIDDYMVKPIDLDELVLRVGALLRRANIAHEKKLRVGSLLMDADDMTAAVDGKEVPVTVREFNILYKMLSYPKHTFSRAQLMDEFWGIESQTSLRAVDVYIVKLRDKFSCCEGFKIMTVHGLGYKAVLQ
- a CDS encoding HAMP domain-containing sensor histidine kinase encodes the protein MNKKQKPDARMKSPLFSWKEFVVTYLLLSTLTAGQALIYDAYQPIEHVPWPYIFGISGYWIIVSLIFCLVTARQKYKSFDKPMRKLSEAAKQVSEGDFSVYLEPIHRADKKDYVDVMFEDFNKMVEELNSIETLKNDFISNVSHEIKTPLSVIHGYATALQQDDLPPELRKDYTATIISSTNKLATLVVNILKLNKLENQEIVPVAEPYDLCRQLCDCALYFENAWEEKKIAFMVDIEDRAIIRAEESMLEIVWHNLFSNALKFTAPGGTITLKQISDEHAITVMVSDTGCGMDEETMKHIFDKFYQGDPSHHAEGNGLGLALSLRVIELVGGVISVKSEPGEGTTFTVQLKIDK
- a CDS encoding zinc-binding dehydrogenase translates to MMKAAIYSGKNDIRVEEKAIPAVGPKDVLVRNLRGGICGTDINIVKVGAGNMGITLGSEFGHEMVGDVVEIGSEVSSQIEMGMRVGINPITAKKVGRRKSLECSGFSQYVLIEEAELNYNLYEIDKSVPVEVASLIEPMSVGRHGAFSANPQPEDRIVVMGGGPIGLLAAASLIAEGMKHVCVVDIDEWRLSKAAGLGALTVNTSETTLAEGLAGHFGTVNVYGVEVPNVDVFIDAAGAPVLFEAIMKIVKPKARISIIAVYKTDVPISLQQVMSKEVQLKGSSGYTHEDFSKVVQHLSSFKNELSTLITQVYKLDDIQEAFTKAIEAKGTVKVVVDLT
- a CDS encoding ABC transporter substrate-binding protein — translated: MKKAVMMLVLSCMIILAGCGSQPANGTGSASEPETTESNEAAKTTKTVKNPNGEEVVIPLKPQRIADLSGGTEELLLLGIEPIATANADYGNQSELSPTIKERMSKDAINLDWYAEPINIELVTAADPDLIILGATFNTEMYEQLSQIAPTIIIPHAYYEWRARFSFLAELFDEEEKMKQWIAGYDAAAMEWKEKLAPIIKDESFGMVETYPNNIVVYSTTGSAELIYKDLGLKRTEGIPDPEDWGGKQISLEGLSAINPDHMLLMENDENKMADSNVWNNITAVQKGNIYKISNVDNYNYSYTAIGRLELLNRVGQLILDHHKDS
- a CDS encoding response regulator transcription factor codes for the protein MLTILVADDDANIRELVCLFLRNDGFATVEAADGKEALAVYASTHVDLVVLDIMMPIMDGWTLCKELRRANPDLPLLMLTARGETWEKVKGFELGTDDYLTKPFDPLELTVRVRALLKRYRIGSTQTIQFGNVILDRQSYKVMRGSESLTLPLKEFELLYKLAGTPGQVYTREQLIDQIWGINYAGDDRTIDVHIKRLRERFGTTPEFRIETVRGLGYRLEVYE
- a CDS encoding IclR family transcriptional regulator, translating into MSLTDISKRLNMNKTTVFRLLHTLEEAKYIVKRDKYYELHSRVSTTGSASDRSVHWSVSQILQQLGTSTGRDVFVGILHEDGVISRKVYDAQAEQMVNVDSIGLHPMHQTALGKVFLAHMAAEDRLQYISRLALGKEAEKAFMEVDLLLCHLDVIKQQQFAGDYQDFIEGIHCIASPVFKAGEVIASISIADSIENMPKKIVKGLTRHVIEASQKVTQELNRCSNC
- a CDS encoding alpha/beta hydrolase, encoding MRKWARRLGKTVVFGLLAIVVLMGAGAVYEQASIRNDLKSYTPSGKLYKVHGENMHVYTGGQGDVTVVFASGWGTANPYVDFSPLYERLAPHVKFAVYDRFGYGYSDTTNKKRDIDTITDEIHELLETSGQKPPYLLVAHSLGSLETIRYAQKYPDEVQGIVMIDGGSPEYYYKDSEKPVSSGLNKLLIKTGVIRLLFQSDSVIENSLAIRNGLKYVSEDLKKIDHTASLLKLENANIEDELLRSQVNAKVVLDAKQPFPFPLTILTADYFGASEELWTKTQAAFASWSLQPKQIIVQDTEHYIHQYQPDLVAEEILALAKR
- a CDS encoding cytochrome P450, translated to MENYPLNLNKREEQDNVRLHFIYSIFNKIKGSSERMFKMNYSDNSVSEKAALSLFSSDSPENPFPIFAQLRETGAVIPITVPMGGTDRQQWLVTRMEEVSQVLKDHARFTVDPETIGGSNEFKKAFMENTDASAPDTFFTGKSMLSVDDPDHRRLRRLVSKAFTPKYMESLRPRVQKIADELLDKVQDRGEMDLVRDYAYPLPIHVISDMLGVPEADRSQIHDWSKAISHGLGLGVRAPGVEEHLRAFGEYTAELVADKRKHPADDLISQLIAIEEEGDKLSQPELISMITLLIFAGHETTSNLIATGTLMLLDHPEQLEKLKADLSLAPSAFEELLRFNGPATMSGPRFATQDIVLAGQPIKKGDMLIPLLKSANRDECPFAQAEELDITRTINRHLAFGHGIHSCLGAPLARVEGDIAFQTLLRRMPNLRLSIPREDISWHFALSSQSLAALPVAF